The proteins below are encoded in one region of Xylanibacillus composti:
- a CDS encoding Na+/H+ antiporter subunit A: MSLLHFMILTPFVFAVFVPLFRTYMRNIHTGWFVLAVPLILFSYFASHLSTNLGFAPVTYSIPWIEKLDIHFTVYLDGLSLLLSLIITAIGALVIFYSIYYMSKERESLHNFYIYLLMFMGAMLGVVLSDNLMVLYLFWELTSVASFLLIAYWFQRQKPRYGAQKSMLITITGGFFMLLGFLLVYAMTGTFSLREIIADTSLITEHALFVPAMLLILFGAFTKSAQFPFHIWLPDAMEAPTPISAYLHSATMVKAGVYLVARFTPVFGGTTEWFWIIASFGIVTLFWGSFMAIRQSDLKALLAYSTISQLGLIMSLLGIGSMALHPDQAANSMLLAGATLAAVFHLFNHSMFKGCLFMVIGILDHETGTRDIRRLGGLMSLMPVSFTLTVIGGLSMAGLPPFSGFLSKEMFFTGVLSAYRSMDGWVVLVPVLAWVASILTFVYSMILIFRTFTGPFKQEQLDKTPHEAPFGMLLSPLILASIVVITFFFPNLLSYTILEPAMHAILPSLLQGEEVFTVKIKPWHGWNTELFMTLGVVAIGALLYIYRRYWSGIYEWLTPKFSLNHLYDRGLVGMENMSARITRLHMTGYLRDYLAYVFAFLIFVVGGSLIMQNALRLDISSGAVISIYEYVLGISIAGTALFVVFSNSRLISIITVGAIGYIVSLFFVIFRAPDLALTQLVVETMTTAIFLLCFYFLPKLKKEITRIRFRLSNFIISLGVGVTLTLIGLSVQNYRLFEPISSYFEESYTLAGAKNMVNAILVDFRAFDTMLEIVVLFIAGAGVFTLIKLRQSRRNAE; encoded by the coding sequence TTGTCATTATTGCATTTCATGATCCTGACACCATTTGTATTCGCAGTTTTTGTACCATTGTTCAGAACATATATGCGGAACATACATACAGGGTGGTTTGTATTAGCTGTACCGCTCATTTTATTTTCTTATTTTGCAAGTCATCTGTCTACAAATTTAGGCTTTGCCCCCGTTACATATTCCATTCCTTGGATTGAAAAACTCGATATCCACTTTACCGTTTATCTTGACGGTTTAAGTTTACTGCTTTCCTTAATTATTACGGCTATCGGTGCATTGGTCATATTCTATTCTATTTATTATATGTCGAAAGAACGCGAATCGCTCCACAACTTCTACATCTATCTACTTATGTTCATGGGCGCGATGCTGGGGGTTGTCTTGTCAGACAACCTTATGGTTCTTTATTTGTTCTGGGAATTGACAAGTGTCGCTTCCTTCTTGCTGATCGCGTACTGGTTTCAACGGCAAAAGCCGCGGTACGGCGCACAAAAATCCATGTTGATCACGATCACCGGCGGATTTTTCATGCTTTTGGGTTTTCTCCTCGTCTATGCGATGACCGGAACGTTCAGCCTTCGTGAAATTATTGCAGATACAAGTCTGATTACGGAACATGCCTTGTTCGTGCCTGCCATGCTCCTGATTCTGTTCGGCGCATTCACCAAATCGGCTCAATTTCCATTTCACATCTGGCTTCCCGACGCAATGGAAGCTCCTACGCCTATCAGCGCCTACCTTCACTCGGCAACGATGGTGAAGGCCGGAGTTTACCTGGTGGCACGATTCACCCCGGTATTCGGAGGTACAACGGAATGGTTTTGGATTATTGCGTCCTTCGGCATCGTCACCTTGTTCTGGGGTTCTTTTATGGCCATCCGTCAATCTGACCTTAAGGCATTGCTGGCTTATTCAACGATAAGTCAGCTGGGCTTGATCATGTCCTTGCTTGGGATTGGTTCCATGGCGCTTCACCCGGATCAAGCTGCCAATTCCATGCTCTTGGCAGGCGCTACGCTCGCGGCAGTGTTCCATCTGTTCAACCATTCCATGTTTAAGGGATGCTTATTCATGGTTATTGGGATCTTGGACCACGAAACCGGGACTCGCGACATTCGCCGCTTGGGGGGACTGATGAGCTTAATGCCGGTTTCATTCACGCTTACGGTCATTGGTGGCCTCTCGATGGCTGGCCTTCCTCCTTTCAGCGGTTTTCTCAGCAAGGAGATGTTTTTCACCGGCGTATTAAGCGCCTATCGGAGCATGGACGGTTGGGTTGTACTGGTGCCTGTATTGGCATGGGTCGCAAGCATCCTGACATTTGTTTATAGCATGATCCTGATTTTCAGAACCTTTACCGGTCCCTTTAAGCAGGAGCAATTGGATAAGACTCCGCATGAGGCCCCGTTTGGCATGCTGTTGTCGCCATTGATTCTGGCTTCCATCGTGGTTATAACGTTCTTTTTTCCTAATTTGTTGTCGTACACCATTCTGGAGCCTGCCATGCATGCTATTTTGCCGAGTCTGCTCCAGGGCGAAGAAGTGTTCACCGTTAAAATCAAACCATGGCATGGATGGAATACAGAATTGTTCATGACATTGGGGGTTGTTGCCATTGGCGCGCTCCTGTATATATACCGTCGCTACTGGTCCGGCATTTACGAGTGGCTGACACCGAAATTCTCGCTGAACCACTTGTATGATCGAGGATTAGTCGGCATGGAGAATATGTCTGCCCGGATTACCAGGCTGCATATGACAGGCTATTTACGCGATTACTTGGCATATGTCTTTGCCTTCTTGATCTTCGTTGTCGGCGGATCACTCATTATGCAAAATGCCTTGAGATTGGATATCTCTTCCGGCGCTGTGATCAGTATCTACGAATATGTACTTGGCATTTCCATCGCCGGCACCGCATTGTTTGTCGTCTTTTCCAACTCGAGACTCATTTCCATTATTACCGTAGGAGCGATCGGGTATATTGTTTCTCTGTTTTTCGTCATATTCAGGGCGCCTGACCTGGCTTTGACACAGTTGGTTGTCGAAACCATGACAACTGCCATATTCCTGCTTTGCTTTTATTTCCTGCCGAAATTAAAGAAAGAAATTACACGCATCCGGTTTCGGTTGAGCAATTTTATCATTTCGCTTGGCGTTGGGGTTACATTAACGTTGATCGGATTATCTGTGCAAAATTACAGACTGTTCGAACCCATTTCTTCCTACTTTGAAGAATCCTATACTTTGGCAGGAGCAAAAAACATGGTCAATGCGATATTGGTTGATTTCCGCGCGTTTGACACCATGCTCGAAATTGTAGTTCTGTTCATTGCCGGCGCAGGTGTATTTACGCTCATTAAACTACGTCAGAGCAGGAGGAATGCGGAATGA
- a CDS encoding DinB family protein — translation MISLGKETIHRYKEFIEWTDTLSDLDDNIWLTPIAEGKATVAEIISHLKNWDNYLINTIIPAIKNGEGMVFPDFDSFNQKAYEYARSGISKKGLLDEFKQTRIQLIEIMLTEPDVATKNVTANGVENCPHTGTPYSLLYIIYEFIEHDIHHKNQILSVI, via the coding sequence ATGATAAGTTTAGGCAAGGAAACGATTCATCGATATAAAGAATTTATAGAATGGACGGACACATTAAGTGATTTGGACGATAACATTTGGTTAACTCCAATCGCTGAAGGAAAAGCAACAGTGGCGGAGATTATTTCACATCTTAAAAATTGGGATAATTACCTTATCAATACCATTATCCCAGCAATTAAAAATGGCGAAGGAATGGTCTTTCCCGATTTCGATTCGTTCAATCAAAAAGCTTATGAATATGCTCGTTCGGGCATTTCCAAAAAAGGTTTGCTCGACGAATTCAAGCAAACCCGTATTCAGTTGATTGAGATAATGCTAACAGAGCCAGATGTCGCCACTAAAAATGTGACGGCAAACGGTGTGGAAAATTGTCCACATACAGGCACTCCCTACTCATTGCTCTACATCATCTACGAATTTATTGAGCATGACATTCACCATAAGAATCAAATTTTATCGGTAATCTGA
- a CDS encoding universal stress protein → MKHQRMDESILVCVYYGPNGERLIRRGCKMAQMLDCPLYILTVDPLPEDELDIEKSHYISKWEELAKEHGAEEFIVKYNEKRPIAKVIGEVVKQKHITQIVLGQTAQSRWREITKGSFINVLLHEIPFIDLHIVSVSRELKNQDGFYEKGIRAYLIKDSKGYKLTFVHTPQDVHEGIFFKEIGTDFNNGIFKFMKDNQMIEVHVKEDYVTDLE, encoded by the coding sequence ATGAAACATCAAAGAATGGACGAAAGTATACTGGTATGCGTGTACTATGGTCCCAATGGTGAACGATTGATAAGAAGAGGCTGTAAAATGGCCCAGATGCTAGACTGCCCTCTGTATATTTTAACTGTGGATCCGCTGCCGGAGGATGAGTTGGACATAGAGAAAAGCCACTATATTTCCAAGTGGGAGGAACTGGCGAAGGAGCATGGCGCAGAGGAATTCATCGTGAAATACAACGAGAAGCGCCCTATTGCCAAAGTGATTGGCGAAGTGGTCAAGCAGAAGCATATTACGCAAATCGTTCTGGGTCAGACCGCGCAGAGCCGCTGGAGAGAAATTACGAAGGGATCATTCATCAATGTCTTGCTGCATGAGATTCCTTTCATTGACTTGCATATTGTTTCGGTTTCCAGGGAACTGAAAAATCAGGATGGGTTTTATGAAAAAGGAATTCGGGCATATTTGATCAAGGATTCAAAAGGATATAAGCTAACTTTCGTTCATACGCCGCAGGATGTACACGAAGGGATTTTCTTCAAGGAGATTGGCACGGATTTCAATAACGGGATCTTTAAGTTTATGAAAGATAACCAGATGATCGAAGTGCATGTTAAAGAGGATTATGTCACTGATCTTGAATAG